Proteins encoded in a region of the Rickettsia bellii RML369-C genome:
- the tlc1 gene encoding ATP/ADP exchange transporter Tlc1 translates to MSTTKSDNYISELRKVIWPIERYENKKFLPMAFMMFCILLNYSTLRSIKDGFVVTDIGAEAISFLKTYIVLPSAVIAMIVYVKLCDILKQENVFYVITSFFLAYFALFAFVLYPNPDLVHPNPEAIESLSLAYPNFKWFIRIVGKWSFASFYTMAELWGTLMLSLLFWQFANQITKTDEAKRFYSMFGLLANLALPVTSLIIGYFLHEKTQIVAEHLKFTPLFVIMIISSLAVILTYRWMNKNVLTDPKLYDPALVKGKKAKAKMSLIESFKMIFTSKYVGYIALLLIAYGISVNLVEGVWKSKLKELHPTKEAYTMYMGQFQAYQGWVAIAFMIIGSNILRKVSWLTAAMITPLMMLITGIAFFAFIFFDSVIAMYLTGILASGPLALAVMIGTIQNVLSKGVKYSLFDATKNMAYIPLDKDLRVKGQAAVEVIGGRFGKSGGAIIQSTFFIIFPALGFVEATPYFASIFFVIVILWIYAVKGLNKEYQVLVNNTEK, encoded by the coding sequence ATGAGTACTACGAAAAGCGATAATTATATCTCGGAACTAAGAAAAGTAATTTGGCCTATTGAGAGGTATGAAAACAAAAAGTTTTTGCCAATGGCATTTATGATGTTTTGTATTTTACTAAATTACTCAACACTTCGTTCAATTAAAGACGGTTTTGTAGTAACTGATATAGGAGCTGAAGCAATAAGCTTCTTAAAAACTTATATAGTACTTCCTTCTGCGGTAATTGCTATGATAGTTTACGTTAAGCTATGTGACATTTTAAAGCAAGAAAACGTATTTTATGTAATTACTTCTTTTTTCCTAGCATATTTTGCATTATTTGCATTTGTTCTTTACCCTAATCCTGATTTAGTTCACCCTAATCCTGAAGCTATAGAATCCTTAAGTTTAGCATATCCTAATTTTAAATGGTTTATAAGAATAGTTGGGAAATGGAGTTTTGCATCTTTCTATACTATGGCTGAGCTTTGGGGAACATTAATGCTAAGCTTACTATTTTGGCAATTTGCTAACCAAATTACTAAAACTGATGAAGCTAAGCGTTTTTATTCAATGTTTGGATTGCTTGCTAATTTAGCATTACCTGTAACATCGCTAATTATTGGGTATTTTTTACATGAAAAAACCCAAATAGTAGCAGAGCATTTAAAGTTTACTCCATTATTTGTTATTATGATAATAAGTAGTTTGGCTGTAATACTTACATATAGATGGATGAATAAAAATGTTTTAACTGATCCTAAACTTTATGATCCAGCACTTGTAAAAGGGAAAAAGGCTAAAGCTAAGATGTCGTTAATAGAAAGCTTTAAAATGATATTTACTTCTAAATATGTAGGTTATATCGCATTATTACTTATTGCTTATGGTATTTCTGTAAATCTAGTTGAAGGTGTTTGGAAATCAAAGTTAAAAGAATTACACCCGACAAAAGAAGCTTATACTATGTATATGGGGCAGTTTCAAGCTTATCAAGGTTGGGTTGCTATAGCCTTTATGATTATAGGAAGTAATATTTTGAGGAAAGTATCTTGGTTAACTGCTGCGATGATTACGCCTTTAATGATGCTAATTACCGGTATTGCGTTTTTTGCGTTTATCTTTTTTGATAGTGTAATTGCTATGTATCTAACAGGTATTTTAGCATCAGGTCCTTTAGCACTTGCGGTTATGATCGGTACAATTCAAAATGTTTTAAGTAAAGGTGTAAAATATTCTCTATTTGATGCTACTAAAAATATGGCTTATATTCCACTTGATAAAGATTTACGAGTAAAAGGTCAAGCTGCTGTTGAAGTTATCGGTGGAAGATTTGGTAAATCAGGTGGTGCTATTATTCAATCTACATTTTTTATTATATTCCCGGCATTGGGGTTTGTTGAAGCAACCCCATATTTTGCTTCTATATTTTTTGTGATAGTAATATTGTGGATATATGCCGTTAAGGGATTAAATAAAGAATATCAAGTTTTAGTAAATAATACTGAAAAATAG
- a CDS encoding 50S ribosomal protein L11 methyltransferase, which yields MFKSDSQSKDIFKISFNIQYKDINIFEEFFTEKVSAISVYEVKSKTLESQPKDIWCFEIYCDNQTNLVSLKKEVQELAKLNNIEITSDIISEEIENRDWVALYQNQLVPIQTNRFFICTTLHQDKCPKDKTLILIEASRAFGTGTHETTSGCIEALEYLKAIKANKILDIGTGSGILSFIAEKLWNEAEILACDIDNASVEIAKENASFNNSNIKFYQNTSENILLDSYYNDKFDLVISNILALPLIELSTQISNLMNKNGYLVLSGFLDNQLEDVRNAYEKIGFEVKEIIYKNSWVILIVAYYK from the coding sequence ATGTTTAAATCTGATAGTCAATCAAAAGATATTTTTAAAATTTCATTTAATATTCAGTATAAGGATATAAATATATTTGAAGAATTTTTTACAGAAAAAGTAAGTGCTATTTCTGTTTATGAAGTAAAGTCAAAAACTTTAGAATCACAACCTAAAGATATTTGGTGCTTTGAAATTTATTGTGATAATCAAACAAATTTAGTTTCTTTAAAAAAAGAAGTACAGGAATTAGCAAAACTAAACAATATAGAAATCACTAGTGACATAATTAGTGAAGAGATAGAAAATAGAGATTGGGTAGCACTTTATCAAAACCAGTTAGTACCAATTCAAACAAATCGTTTCTTTATTTGCACAACATTACATCAAGATAAATGTCCCAAAGATAAAACACTTATATTAATTGAAGCTTCTAGAGCTTTTGGTACTGGTACTCATGAGACTACATCAGGATGTATAGAGGCTTTAGAATATCTTAAAGCTATTAAAGCAAATAAAATTTTAGATATAGGTACTGGCAGTGGGATTCTTTCATTTATAGCTGAAAAATTATGGAATGAGGCAGAGATTTTAGCCTGTGATATTGATAATGCATCGGTAGAAATTGCAAAAGAAAATGCTAGCTTTAACAATTCTAATATAAAATTCTATCAAAATACCTCTGAAAATATTTTATTAGATAGCTATTACAATGATAAGTTTGACTTAGTCATAAGTAATATTTTAGCTTTACCTTTAATTGAGTTATCTACCCAGATTAGCAATCTTATGAATAAAAATGGTTATTTAGTATTATCAGGTTTTCTTGATAATCAATTGGAAGATGTTAGAAATGCTTATGAAAAAATAGGATTTGAGGTTAAAGAAATAATTTATAAAAATTCTTGGGTGATATTGATTGTAGCCTATTATAAATAA
- a CDS encoding L-threonylcarbamoyladenylate synthase, with protein sequence MIKQAVQFITSGKVVVFPTETVYGIGADATNQEACLKIFQFKNRPAVNPLIVHVSSIEQAKEIGDFNYIAEKIAEKFWSGPLSIVVPLKENANVATAVTAGLKTIAIRIPSHPLALELIKQSGKPIAAPSANPSNYISPTRLDHVTRHFKENEEIFILTDKDYQSKYGLESTIVDTTADIPTILREGFITAEVLETVLDIKINKASKNINIKAPGMLEKHYSPTVSIRLNATNLNDKEIGLNFGDSNLKGEYSLNLSSKGDLTEAAANLYAYLRLLDDYAAAHNIEHIAVAPIPTINIGAAINDRLKRAANN encoded by the coding sequence ATGATAAAACAAGCAGTTCAATTTATAACCTCCGGTAAAGTCGTAGTTTTTCCAACCGAAACCGTATACGGAATAGGAGCGGATGCTACCAATCAAGAAGCATGTTTAAAAATCTTTCAATTTAAAAATCGTCCTGCTGTCAACCCACTTATCGTACATGTCTCATCTATAGAGCAAGCAAAAGAAATAGGAGATTTTAATTACATAGCCGAAAAAATAGCAGAAAAATTTTGGTCTGGTCCTTTGTCTATAGTTGTTCCGTTAAAAGAAAATGCAAATGTTGCAACGGCAGTTACGGCAGGACTTAAAACTATAGCAATTCGTATACCATCCCACCCATTAGCATTAGAACTTATTAAACAATCTGGAAAGCCAATAGCTGCTCCAAGTGCTAACCCTTCAAATTATATCAGCCCAACTAGGTTAGATCATGTTACAAGGCACTTTAAGGAGAATGAAGAAATTTTCATTCTAACAGATAAAGATTATCAATCTAAGTATGGTTTAGAATCAACTATAGTCGATACTACAGCTGATATACCTACTATTCTTAGAGAGGGGTTTATTACCGCTGAAGTGTTAGAAACAGTACTTGATATTAAAATCAATAAAGCATCGAAAAATATTAATATTAAAGCTCCAGGGATGCTTGAGAAACATTATTCCCCAACAGTATCGATTAGATTAAATGCTACAAACTTAAATGATAAAGAAATTGGATTAAATTTCGGTGATAGCAATCTTAAAGGGGAATATTCATTAAACTTAAGTAGTAAAGGCGACCTTACAGAAGCAGCAGCCAATCTTTATGCCTATTTGAGATTATTAGATGATTATGCTGCTGCTCATAATATAGAACATATAGCGGTTGCTCCTATACCTACTATAAATATAGGTGCTGCTATCAACGATAGATTAAAACGTGCTGCAAATAACTAA
- the glyS gene encoding glycine--tRNA ligase subunit beta, with protein sequence MSELLLELFSEEIPAFIQKDAEEGYLSIFTKIFEENEIFAKIQVFSGPRRITLYATHLPKVTLPKEIEIKGPSTEAPEAAINGFCKAHNVSKLELSTKLINNQLYYFYIKKVEERQIKEILPEIIVEAINKYSWAKSMFWGNYNIKWIRPLRNILCIFDSEILPLQFGHLAANNVTFGHRLTDNKKLEVTDFEDYKTKLTENYVILERLKREEIIKTSLLEQANSHNLTIKEDLRLIEEVAGLSEFPVVLCGAIPQKFLELPKEVLISSMRTHQKYFCLFDRSENFAPYFLFVSNGQFANSKLVVQGNEKVLSARLSDALYFYKQDISKTLEANLEKLAAVTFHTKLGSLKEKVERITNICKYIDPDNKDLITAAKLCKSDLVSEMVGEFPELQGIMGYYYAKHENLNEEIAVAIRDHYKPQGLSDSVPVGNAALLAIADKLDSLVGLMIAGEAPTGSGDPYALRRQVLGIIRIIIENKLELNLNSLIDFSLKLYSSDKDKDLIISFFEERAKFYFKNEYDISLINAVLDLNLANIKFKLDALKEFLEKEDGKQLLNAYKRASNILGSQNIDGAVEPSLFNTQPEKELFEVTQKLSLQIVDKDYDKALNLLQTLLTPITSFFDNVLVNDSDPKIAKNRLLILQDVCKLFHKIAKFNRL encoded by the coding sequence GTGAGTGAATTATTATTAGAGCTATTTAGCGAAGAAATACCGGCTTTTATACAAAAAGATGCAGAAGAGGGGTATTTAAGCATTTTCACCAAAATTTTTGAAGAGAACGAAATATTTGCAAAAATACAAGTATTTTCAGGACCTCGCAGGATAACGCTGTATGCTACACATTTGCCGAAAGTAACGTTACCAAAAGAAATAGAGATTAAAGGACCGAGTACAGAAGCACCGGAAGCTGCAATTAATGGCTTTTGTAAAGCTCACAATGTTAGCAAATTAGAGCTTTCAACTAAGTTAATTAATAACCAATTATATTATTTCTACATTAAAAAAGTAGAAGAAAGACAAATAAAAGAAATTTTACCTGAAATTATTGTAGAAGCTATTAATAAATATAGCTGGGCAAAATCTATGTTTTGGGGGAATTACAATATAAAATGGATTAGACCGCTACGAAATATTTTATGCATATTTGATAGCGAAATATTACCTCTGCAATTTGGGCATTTAGCCGCTAATAACGTCACTTTTGGGCATCGTCTTACTGATAATAAAAAACTCGAAGTAACTGATTTTGAAGATTATAAAACTAAACTCACAGAAAATTATGTGATTTTAGAAAGATTGAAGCGAGAAGAAATAATTAAAACTAGTTTATTAGAGCAAGCAAATTCTCATAATTTAACCATAAAAGAAGATTTAAGATTAATTGAAGAAGTAGCAGGGCTTAGCGAATTTCCGGTAGTATTATGCGGAGCAATACCGCAAAAGTTTTTAGAGTTGCCCAAAGAAGTGCTAATTTCTTCAATGCGTACTCACCAGAAATATTTCTGTTTATTTGACAGATCAGAAAATTTTGCCCCATATTTCCTTTTCGTTAGTAACGGGCAGTTTGCCAATAGCAAGCTAGTCGTACAAGGTAACGAGAAAGTATTATCGGCAAGGCTTTCTGATGCTTTATATTTTTACAAGCAAGATATATCTAAAACTTTAGAAGCAAATTTAGAAAAGCTTGCAGCTGTAACATTTCACACAAAGCTTGGTAGTTTAAAGGAAAAAGTAGAGCGTATTACTAATATTTGTAAATATATCGATCCGGATAATAAAGATTTAATTACGGCAGCTAAACTTTGTAAAAGTGATCTTGTTTCTGAAATGGTTGGAGAATTCCCTGAACTACAAGGTATTATGGGTTATTACTATGCAAAACATGAAAACCTAAATGAAGAAATAGCCGTAGCAATCAGAGATCATTATAAGCCGCAAGGTTTGAGTGATAGCGTACCGGTTGGTAATGCTGCTTTGCTTGCGATTGCGGATAAATTAGATAGTTTAGTAGGTTTAATGATAGCTGGTGAAGCCCCAACAGGTTCCGGTGATCCATATGCGTTAAGACGTCAGGTATTAGGCATAATAAGAATAATAATTGAGAATAAATTAGAGCTGAATTTAAATAGTTTAATTGATTTTTCTTTGAAATTATATTCATCTGATAAAGATAAGGATTTAATAATATCGTTTTTTGAGGAAAGAGCGAAATTTTATTTTAAAAATGAATATGATATTTCGCTAATTAATGCTGTTCTTGATTTAAATTTAGCAAATATAAAATTTAAGCTTGATGCGTTGAAAGAGTTTTTAGAAAAAGAAGACGGAAAGCAATTATTAAATGCTTATAAACGAGCAAGTAACATACTTGGAAGCCAAAATATTGATGGTGCTGTTGAGCCTAGTCTATTTAATACTCAACCTGAAAAGGAATTATTTGAAGTAACTCAAAAGCTTTCACTGCAAATTGTTGATAAAGATTATGATAAGGCATTAAATCTATTGCAGACTCTATTAACTCCGATTACTAGCTTTTTTGATAATGTACTTGTTAATGATAGTGACCCCAAAATTGCCAAAAATCGTTTGTTAATATTACAAGATGTTTGCAAATTATTTCATAAGATTGCTAAATTTAACCGCTTATGA
- a CDS encoding glycine--tRNA ligase subunit alpha, with the protein MKKLSFQQIILTLQNYWQDYGCAILQPYDAHVGAGTFHPATVLRCLGSKPWSVAYVQPSRRPGDSRYGMHPNRMQHYYQFQVILKPSPDNIQELYLKSLECLGIDLKAHDIRFVEDDWKSPTLGAAGLGWEVWCDGMEVSQFTYMQQIGGIECKLVAGEITYGLERLALYIQGIDEVKELDWNGQTGEKALKYGEVDFEAERQFSKFNLEFADSEMLLRHFKDSEEQCERLVEANLPLPAYDYCLNASHYFNLLNSRGIISVTERASYVLKVRHLAKICCMKWLEMSGE; encoded by the coding sequence ATGAAAAAACTATCATTTCAGCAAATTATACTAACCTTGCAGAATTATTGGCAGGATTATGGATGTGCGATTTTGCAGCCTTACGATGCCCATGTTGGAGCTGGTACGTTTCACCCTGCAACAGTACTTCGTTGTCTCGGGTCCAAGCCTTGGTCTGTCGCTTACGTGCAGCCGTCAAGAAGACCTGGGGATAGCAGGTATGGCATGCATCCTAATAGAATGCAGCATTATTACCAATTTCAAGTTATCTTAAAGCCCTCACCCGACAATATTCAGGAGCTATATCTTAAAAGTTTGGAATGCTTAGGGATAGATTTAAAAGCTCATGATATTAGATTTGTTGAAGATGATTGGAAATCACCAACGCTAGGAGCTGCAGGGCTTGGCTGGGAAGTATGGTGTGACGGTATGGAAGTGTCGCAGTTCACTTATATGCAGCAAATTGGCGGTATTGAATGTAAACTCGTTGCCGGTGAAATTACTTACGGCTTAGAGCGTCTTGCTTTATATATTCAAGGCATCGATGAGGTAAAAGAACTTGATTGGAATGGTCAAACAGGTGAAAAAGCCTTAAAATATGGTGAAGTTGATTTTGAGGCTGAGCGGCAATTTTCAAAGTTTAATCTAGAGTTTGCCGATAGCGAAATGTTACTGCGGCATTTTAAAGATAGTGAAGAACAATGTGAGCGGCTAGTAGAAGCAAACTTGCCGTTACCTGCTTATGATTATTGTCTTAATGCAAGCCATTATTTTAACTTATTGAATTCACGTGGAATAATTAGCGTAACCGAGCGTGCTTCATATGTTTTAAAAGTGCGTCATTTAGCTAAAATTTGTTGTATGAAATGGTTGGAGATGAGCGGTGAGTGA
- a CDS encoding type II toxin-antitoxin system Phd/YefM family antitoxin gives MNKWQLHEAKNKLSNIVDTAMQGTPQCITKRGEEAVVVISMKYYEQLTKQKLDFKEYLLSIPKTDDLVIERVQGKARDFEL, from the coding sequence ATGAATAAATGGCAATTACACGAAGCAAAAAATAAGCTAAGTAATATTGTTGATACAGCAATGCAAGGTACACCTCAATGTATTACAAAAAGGGGAGAAGAAGCAGTTGTAGTTATTAGTATGAAATACTATGAACAACTTACTAAACAAAAGCTTGATTTCAAAGAATATTTATTAAGTATACCTAAGACAGATGATTTAGTTATTGAAAGAGTACAAGGAAAGGCAAGAGATTTTGAATTATGA
- the tig gene encoding trigger factor: protein MATTILKNEGLDFHIKISTPLSEIDNDIQKELVDLTKKVKIAGFRAGKVPIAIVEKKYGASVRNDIIEKRINDSVNHVIKEHNLNIIGRPKIDDLQNEPNKPLEFTIKMELLPKIDIPDLKKISINRPKLEVSPDDVEEQLKKLAEMMKSYTKESKAKAKDGDQITMDAVGYVKDEAFEGGKLTDFKVVIGSNALIPGFEKQLIGSKAGSEVEVNVTFPENYHAKDLAGKDARFVVQVKAVHTAEPTVIDDEFAKKFQSNSLEELRTHFTKKIENESEEAISTIMKMNLFDQLEKLLDFDVPESLLDQEKNILKSETDKSEQDDSVFKDKSPEQVKEYYDKLALRRVRIGLMLAEYAKDKNLQVEPDDLRRIIMQQARSFPGQENMLFDFYKNNPRAVEQLKGPALEEKAVQHIFDNAVNLKEKKYNRKELEKLLESEEQRITAM from the coding sequence ATGGCAACTACCATATTAAAAAATGAAGGGCTAGATTTTCATATTAAAATTTCAACTCCTTTAAGTGAAATAGATAATGATATTCAAAAAGAGCTGGTCGACTTAACAAAAAAGGTCAAAATAGCAGGTTTTAGAGCTGGTAAAGTACCTATTGCAATTGTTGAGAAAAAATATGGTGCTTCTGTCAGAAATGATATAATAGAAAAAAGAATCAATGATTCAGTAAATCATGTTATTAAGGAGCATAATTTAAATATTATCGGCAGACCAAAGATTGATGATTTGCAAAACGAACCTAATAAGCCTTTAGAATTTACAATAAAAATGGAATTATTGCCTAAAATTGATATTCCAGATTTAAAGAAAATATCTATAAATCGTCCGAAATTAGAAGTAAGCCCTGATGATGTTGAAGAACAACTCAAAAAGCTTGCGGAAATGATGAAAAGTTATACCAAAGAAAGTAAAGCAAAAGCTAAAGATGGTGATCAAATTACCATGGATGCAGTTGGTTATGTTAAAGATGAGGCTTTTGAGGGTGGCAAACTTACGGATTTTAAAGTAGTTATTGGTAGTAATGCACTTATTCCTGGTTTTGAAAAGCAATTAATAGGTTCTAAAGCTGGTAGTGAAGTAGAAGTTAATGTAACTTTCCCTGAAAATTATCATGCTAAAGATTTAGCTGGTAAGGATGCTCGTTTTGTAGTCCAGGTTAAAGCTGTTCATACTGCAGAACCTACAGTTATTGATGATGAGTTTGCTAAAAAATTCCAAAGCAATAGCCTTGAAGAGCTACGCACTCACTTTACCAAAAAAATAGAAAATGAGTCGGAAGAAGCTATTTCTACTATCATGAAAATGAATTTATTTGATCAGCTAGAAAAATTGTTAGATTTTGACGTGCCTGAATCTTTATTAGATCAAGAAAAAAATATCTTGAAATCTGAAACTGACAAAAGCGAGCAAGATGATTCTGTATTCAAAGATAAATCCCCAGAACAAGTAAAAGAATACTATGATAAATTAGCATTACGTCGTGTTAGAATTGGGTTAATGCTTGCAGAATATGCAAAAGATAAAAATTTACAAGTAGAGCCTGATGATCTTCGCAGAATTATTATGCAGCAAGCACGTAGCTTTCCTGGTCAAGAAAATATGTTGTTTGATTTTTATAAAAATAACCCTAGAGCTGTTGAGCAGCTTAAAGGACCTGCGTTAGAAGAAAAAGCGGTACAACATATTTTTGATAATGCAGTAAATCTCAAAGAGAAAAAATATAACAGAAAAGAATTAGAAAAATTATTAGAATCAGAAGAGCAACGCATTACTGCTATGTAA
- a CDS encoding NACHT domain-containing protein — MQEKTKAFNVLKTLYSFQDTLPKLIEDEQIKALSLDEYYIKLQILLSEDNDSVKAALHDKVTGEKKPVEIENIFKAIDVENRIRELLEKNYQVREEIINDIIKPLIEEENKLNLLYRNIPNKSESEIKYIAESINRIQADVGKVLLLGGAGIGKTTLMHYLSYKWGKDNLWNDKFDYVFRIKLKELLNENWSREYEAKELRQNKLACFIHYCLNLENIEPHEIINISNKDRVLLLLDGYDEVAFLSQDNRDYRDIMEAVFQYKNVIMSSRPNAITENINNKFERKVENTGWDSEGIKKYVYKSFEYDKEFGTPLKSFLDTHSQIKEICEAPINTAIICLIWSDQEIRQNLQTTSNENFNISRLYSEIINWLNNRHLAKNRHKYKNKTEANNHLKNIMSFLEQIAYESLSTRGKLVESKLVESKKNTLDIDEVIEQGLLRREGQNYQFIHLTFQEFLAARHLKNQLLDNYTKSKAASFYR; from the coding sequence ATGCAAGAAAAAACCAAAGCCTTTAACGTGTTAAAAACTCTATATAGTTTCCAAGATACTTTACCGAAGCTAATAGAGGATGAGCAAATTAAAGCCTTATCTTTAGACGAGTATTATATAAAATTACAGATATTACTTAGCGAAGATAATGACTCGGTCAAAGCAGCATTACATGATAAAGTTACCGGCGAAAAGAAACCGGTAGAAATAGAAAATATTTTTAAAGCTATAGATGTAGAAAATAGGATAAGAGAGCTACTTGAAAAGAATTATCAAGTTAGAGAAGAAATAATTAATGATATAATTAAGCCACTAATCGAAGAAGAAAATAAGCTGAATCTACTTTATAGAAATATACCTAATAAAAGTGAATCGGAAATAAAGTATATAGCCGAATCAATAAACAGAATACAAGCGGATGTCGGTAAAGTGCTGTTACTAGGTGGGGCAGGGATAGGCAAAACTACGTTAATGCACTATCTATCTTATAAATGGGGCAAAGATAATTTATGGAATGATAAATTTGATTATGTCTTTAGAATTAAGTTAAAGGAATTACTAAATGAAAATTGGAGTAGAGAATACGAAGCTAAGGAGCTACGTCAAAACAAACTAGCCTGTTTCATTCATTATTGCTTGAATTTAGAAAATATAGAACCGCACGAAATAATCAATATAAGCAACAAAGATAGAGTATTATTATTGCTTGACGGTTACGATGAAGTAGCATTTTTATCCCAAGATAATCGTGATTACCGAGATATTATGGAGGCAGTATTTCAGTATAAAAACGTAATAATGAGCTCTAGACCTAATGCAATCACAGAAAATATTAACAATAAGTTTGAACGCAAGGTAGAAAATACGGGATGGGATAGCGAAGGGATAAAGAAATATGTATATAAGAGTTTTGAATATGATAAAGAATTTGGAACACCATTAAAAAGCTTTTTAGATACTCATAGCCAAATAAAAGAAATATGTGAAGCACCGATTAATACGGCAATAATATGTTTAATTTGGAGTGATCAAGAAATAAGGCAAAATCTTCAAACAACTAGTAATGAAAATTTTAATATCAGTCGTTTATATAGTGAAATAATAAACTGGCTTAATAATAGGCATTTAGCAAAAAACAGGCATAAATATAAGAATAAAACAGAGGCTAATAATCATTTAAAAAATATAATGAGTTTTTTAGAGCAAATAGCTTATGAATCACTTAGCACAAGAGGAAAGTTAGTAGAAAGTAAATTAGTAGAAAGCAAAAAAAACACCCTAGATATAGACGAAGTTATAGAACAAGGATTATTAAGAAGAGAGGGACAAAATTATCAATTTATTCACTTAACCTTTCAAGAATTTTTAGCCGCCCGTCATTTAAAAAATCAATTATTAGATAATTATACTAAAAGCAAAGCAGCAAGTTTTTATAGGTGA
- a CDS encoding Rpn family recombination-promoting nuclease/putative transposase, whose translation MSQKPKHDEIIRSAFENPLVSKEFFEMHLPPHIQNLISFEKLKMEKDSFVDKRLKKSIVDILFSAKFGEKKGYLYLLLEHQSTPEYKMALRLFRYMFKIAEYHKKSTKSKKFPFIYPLIFYNGVQKYNAPRNLWELFENSELVKSTWSGDYQLINVHDIPDEKLKEKAWSGILQFFMKHIHERDLLKRWEEVADLLPKFAKIDIGIEHIELILCYTLTRIKQDDIIEVEKLLQSKLNPKKRENVMKSIAHHWIQQGREEEKAIMLKKMQEEKVIMAEKVQEEKVMMAKEMMKEGFSLESVIKITKLSKEDLEK comes from the coding sequence ATGTCCCAGAAGCCTAAACACGACGAAATTATCCGAAGTGCGTTTGAAAACCCTTTAGTTTCTAAAGAGTTTTTTGAGATGCATTTACCTCCCCATATACAAAATTTGATTTCCTTTGAAAAGCTGAAAATGGAAAAAGACAGCTTTGTAGATAAAAGACTTAAGAAATCTATAGTAGATATTTTATTTTCTGCTAAGTTTGGAGAGAAAAAGGGCTATTTATATCTACTTTTAGAACACCAAAGCACACCTGAGTATAAAATGGCTTTGAGGTTATTTCGGTATATGTTTAAAATCGCCGAATATCATAAGAAATCAACAAAAAGCAAAAAATTTCCTTTTATATATCCATTAATATTTTATAACGGTGTACAAAAATATAATGCTCCACGAAATCTATGGGAATTATTTGAGAATAGTGAACTTGTAAAATCTACATGGAGCGGTGATTATCAATTAATCAATGTACATGATATTCCGGACGAAAAATTGAAAGAAAAAGCATGGTCTGGGATTTTGCAATTTTTTATGAAGCATATTCATGAGCGTGATTTATTAAAAAGGTGGGAAGAAGTAGCTGATCTTTTGCCTAAATTTGCTAAAATAGATATTGGTATTGAGCATATAGAACTAATTTTATGCTACACTTTGACCAGAATTAAACAAGATGATATAATAGAAGTAGAAAAACTACTTCAATCAAAATTAAATCCTAAAAAAAGAGAAAACGTTATGAAAAGTATAGCTCATCATTGGATACAACAAGGTAGAGAAGAAGAAAAAGCTATTATGCTAAAGAAAATGCAAGAAGAAAAAGTTATAATGGCAGAGAAGGTACAAGAAGAAAAAGTTATGATGGCAAAGGAAATGATGAAAGAAGGGTTTTCTTTAGAGTCTGTTATAAAAATTACAAAATTGTCTAAAGAAGATTTAGAAAAATAA